The following coding sequences are from one Pristiophorus japonicus isolate sPriJap1 unplaced genomic scaffold, sPriJap1.hap1 HAP1_SCAFFOLD_278, whole genome shotgun sequence window:
- the LOC139247645 gene encoding zinc finger protein 664-like — protein MEKPWECGDCGKGFNYPSELETHRRSHTGERPFTCPVCRNGFTRSSALLTHQRVHTGERPFTCSECGKGFTQSPTVLRHQQVHTGERPFTCSICGKGFTQSSNLLTHQRVHTGERPFICSVCGKGFTRSSNLLRHQRVHK, from the coding sequence atggagaaaccatgggaatgcggagactgtgggaagggattcaattacccatctgagctggaaactcatcgacgcagtcacaccggggagaggccattcacctgcccagTGTGTAGGaatggattcactcggtcatccgccctgctgacacaccagcgagttcacactggggagaggccattcacctgctctgagtgtgggaagggattcactcagtcacccaccgtgctgagacaccagcaagttcacactggggagaggccattcacctgctcaatttgtgggaaaggattcactcagtcatccaacctgctgacacaccagagagttcacactggggagaggccgttcatctgctcggtgtgtgggaagggattcactcggtcatccaacctgctgagacaccagcgagttcacaagtga